A window from Populus trichocarpa isolate Nisqually-1 chromosome 3, P.trichocarpa_v4.1, whole genome shotgun sequence encodes these proteins:
- the LOC7478176 gene encoding protein phosphatase 2C 16 codes for MEEMSPALAMTLSLGNSMCDNSGIATHVEITRLKLVTGPASLLSDSGKVVSEESLSGGAESCSHAKNELNLTTMTTPDDGGDGETVLLNMLLENKNGSITSDAVIQETEEDEVLSVVEDSNGIIPKGILVLNAASEISLPKSVKMENTKIIAKAIIVESTNEVQVPTAKLLIGAVSPNAEISDGSDIKASAVLLKLPSEKNLIGGPTRSVFELDCIPLWGSVSICGRRSEMEDAVAAVPRFAKVPIKMLIGDRVVDGISESLTHLTSHFYGVYDGHGGAQVANYCRDRIHLALAEEFGNIKNNSNDGIIWGDQQLQWEKAFRSCFLKVDDEIGGKSIRGIIEGDGNASISSSEPIAPETVGSTAVVALVCSSHIIVANCGDSRAVLCRGKEPMALSVDHKPNREDEYARIEASGGKVIQWNGHRVFGVLAMSRSIGDRYLKPWIIPDPEVMFLPRVKDDECLILASDGLWDVITNEEACEVARRRILLWHKKNGVASLLERGKVIDPAAQAAADYLSMLALQKGSKDNISVIVVDLKGQRKFKSKS; via the exons ATGGAAGAGATGTCTCCAGCACTTGCAATGACGCTTAGTTTAGGCAATTCAATGTGCGATAACTCAGGGATTGCAACCCATGTAGAAATTACACGGCTAAAGCTTGTAACAGGACCTGCAAGCTTGCTGTCTGATTCTGGAAAGGTGGTCTCCGAGGAGTCGCTTTCTGGGGGAGCTGAAAGTTGCAGTCATGCTAAGAATGAGCTGAACTTGACCACCATGACAACACCGGATGATGGTGGCGATGGAGAAACTGTTTTGCTGAATATGTTGCTTGAGAATAAAAATGGTTCCATAACTAGTGATGCTGTGATCCAGGAAACtgaggaagatgaagttttGTCAGTCGTGGAAGACAGTAATGGAATTATCCCTAAGGGGATATTGGTATTGAATGCAGCATCCGAAATAAGCTTACCAAAGTCTGTTAAAATGgaaaataccaaaattattGCTAAGGCTATTATTGTGGAGTCAACAAATGAGGTGCAGGTGCCTACGGCAAAACTCCTTATTGGAGCAGTCAGCCCAAATGCAGAAATCTCTGATGGATCTGACATAAAGGCATCGGCGGTGCTTCTTAAGTTGCCTAGTGAGAAGAATCTCATTGGAGGACCTACCCGGAGTGTTTTTGAGCTTGATTGCATTCCTCTTTGGGGTTCTGTATCTATATGTGGAAGAAGATCAGAAATGGAAGATGCTGTTGCAGCTGTTCCTCGATTTGCAAAAGTTCCTATCAAGATGCTCATTGGTGATCGTGTTGTTGATGGCATCAGTGAGAGTTTGACACACCTAACTAGTcatttttatggtgtttatgATGGCCATGGGGGAGCACAG GTTGCTAATTATTGTCGTGACCGAATCCATTTGGCCTTGGCTGAAGAGTTtggaaacattaaaaacaattcaaatgatGGGATTATCTGGGGAGATCAACAGCTGCAATGGGAGAAAGCTTTCAGGAGCTGCTTTCTTAAGGTTGATGATGAGATTGGAGGAAAGAGCATTAGAGGCATCATTGAAGGTGATGGAAATGCTTCTATTTCCAGTTCTGAGCCCATAGCGCCAGAAACAGTTGGATCTACAGCTGTAGTTGCCTTGGTCTGCTCATCCCACATCATAGTTGCAAACTGTGGAGATTCAAGGGCAGTACTTTGTCGTGGAAAAGAACCAATGGCACTATCAGTGGATCACAAA CCAAACAGGGAAGATGAATATGCCAGGATTGAGGCATCTGGAGGCAAGGTGATACAGTGGAATGGACATCGTGTCTTTGGTGTTCTTGCAATGTCGAGGTCGATTG GTGATAGATATTTAAAACCATGGATAATTCCCGATCCAGAAGTCATGTTTCTTCCTCGTGTGAAAGATGATGAATGCCTCATTTTAGCGAGTGATGGGTTATGGGATGTTATTACAAATGAGGAAGCCTGTGAAGTGGCTCGAAGGCGGATTCTGCTATGGCACAAAAAGAATGGGGTTGCTTCTCTTCTTGAAAGGGGCAAGGTTATAGATCCCGCAGCCCAAGCAGCAGCTGATTACCTTTCGATGCTTGCCCTCCAGAAGGGAAGCAAGGATAATATCTCTGTGATTGTCGTGGACTTGAAAGGTCAAAGGAAGTTCAAGAGCAAATCTTAA